The following proteins come from a genomic window of Pyxidicoccus sp. MSG2:
- a CDS encoding ATP-binding protein: MDIRTQSALLASIIGLALGVSMLLRPGRPRALTLYSVFALTVAGYYLSLFFHSIFPSADYPWASRIALGATVLVASLVPGAAVAFFLEFLGVSKGTHQVGRRLAVLSAFLGLAVAVTPLADKEWARVAIGIWVGGALLTSGSLLVHRVRTTESRIEQLRLAYLAIGAGAAILFSALDFLGRYGIPFPTLGPVFSTLYLFFLAQTLLRLRLMDLHELLGKIASQTVLAVILAAVFTVLTAWVDEDTGLFVFNTVVAAFVVLILLDPLRAKVEEMVVRIFFRERFALLDSLGTLRARMTNVIEISELARLVLDTLHETGRVTHASVYLLAEDRPGYRLLDSRGPPPVAFLDTAVARGLLFAAASGQKAVLRENVERRVTTMRIQAVEGKRYRDELKRLNDTRAALVQVKAGITVPLMGNDRVIGFLNLWDERVPEAYASDEIALILEVAERLATVLENSKLYEKIRERDRLAALGEMAAGLAHEIRNPLGAIKGAAQCLDPKRLGGEDGEFLDVIVEEVNRLNGVVTAFLDYARPMKQSFGPTDLNEVVTRTMRLVQNDVPSNISLAVELDLQLHRVDGDAEQLKQVLINLVQNAVQALGTREGRITVRTDKPERFGEIRNAGGEFVEVLVSDTGPGIPSDQHQHIFVPFFTTKQKGTGLGLAICQRIVKNHGGSISVQSKVNEGTTFVIRLPALPPEPTGDGVPADGTPVPATRPSLSLPIPDELRDTPRPPPPEPGRKRERRRRAG; encoded by the coding sequence GGACGACCGCGGGCCCTGACGCTGTATTCCGTCTTCGCCCTGACAGTCGCCGGGTACTACCTCTCCCTCTTCTTTCACAGCATCTTCCCCTCGGCCGACTACCCCTGGGCGTCGCGCATCGCCCTGGGCGCCACCGTCCTCGTGGCCTCCCTGGTGCCGGGCGCCGCGGTGGCCTTCTTCCTGGAGTTCCTGGGCGTCAGCAAGGGAACACACCAGGTCGGTCGGCGGCTCGCCGTGCTGTCCGCCTTCCTGGGACTCGCCGTGGCCGTCACCCCCCTCGCCGACAAGGAGTGGGCCCGGGTGGCCATCGGCATCTGGGTGGGCGGCGCGCTGCTGACCTCCGGTTCGTTGCTGGTCCACCGAGTTCGGACGACGGAATCGCGCATCGAGCAGCTGCGGCTGGCGTACCTGGCCATCGGCGCGGGGGCGGCCATCCTCTTCTCGGCGCTCGACTTCCTGGGGCGCTACGGGATTCCGTTCCCGACACTGGGGCCGGTCTTCTCCACGCTCTACCTGTTCTTCCTCGCGCAGACGCTGCTGCGGCTGCGGCTGATGGATTTGCATGAGCTGCTGGGGAAGATTGCGTCGCAGACGGTGCTGGCCGTCATCCTCGCGGCCGTCTTCACGGTGCTGACGGCGTGGGTGGACGAGGACACGGGACTGTTCGTCTTCAACACGGTGGTGGCGGCCTTCGTGGTCCTCATCCTGTTGGACCCTCTGCGCGCCAAGGTGGAGGAGATGGTGGTGCGCATCTTCTTCCGCGAGCGCTTCGCGCTGCTCGACTCGCTGGGCACGCTGCGGGCGCGGATGACGAACGTGATTGAAATCTCGGAACTGGCGCGGCTGGTGCTGGACACGCTCCACGAGACGGGCCGCGTGACGCACGCGTCGGTGTACCTGCTGGCGGAGGACCGGCCCGGGTACCGGCTGCTGGACTCGCGGGGCCCGCCGCCGGTCGCCTTCCTGGACACGGCGGTGGCGCGCGGCCTGCTGTTCGCCGCGGCGAGCGGGCAGAAGGCGGTGCTCCGCGAGAATGTGGAGCGGCGCGTCACCACCATGCGGATCCAGGCCGTGGAGGGCAAGCGCTACCGCGACGAGCTGAAGCGCCTCAACGACACGCGCGCGGCGCTGGTGCAGGTGAAGGCCGGTATCACCGTGCCTCTGATGGGCAATGACCGCGTCATCGGCTTCCTGAACCTGTGGGACGAGCGGGTGCCGGAGGCGTACGCGTCCGACGAGATTGCGCTGATTCTGGAAGTGGCCGAGCGGCTGGCGACGGTGCTGGAGAACTCGAAGCTGTACGAGAAGATTCGAGAGCGAGACCGTCTGGCGGCGCTGGGTGAGATGGCGGCCGGCCTGGCGCACGAGATTCGCAACCCGCTGGGGGCCATCAAGGGCGCGGCGCAGTGCCTGGACCCGAAGCGGCTGGGAGGCGAGGACGGCGAGTTCCTGGACGTCATCGTGGAGGAAGTGAACCGGCTCAACGGCGTGGTGACGGCGTTCCTCGACTACGCGCGGCCGATGAAGCAGAGCTTCGGGCCCACGGACCTGAACGAGGTGGTGACGCGGACGATGCGGCTCGTGCAGAACGACGTGCCGTCGAACATCTCCCTGGCGGTGGAGCTCGACTTGCAGTTGCACCGGGTGGACGGGGACGCGGAGCAGCTCAAGCAGGTGCTCATCAACCTGGTGCAGAACGCGGTGCAGGCACTGGGCACTCGCGAGGGGCGAATCACGGTGCGCACGGACAAGCCGGAGCGCTTCGGAGAGATTCGCAACGCGGGCGGCGAGTTCGTGGAGGTGCTGGTGTCCGATACGGGGCCTGGCATTCCGTCGGACCAGCATCAGCACATCTTCGTGCCGTTCTTCACGACGAAGCAGAAGGGCACGGGCCTGGGTCTGGCCATCTGCCAGCGCATCGTGAAGAACCACGGAGGGAGCATCTCCGTGCAGAGCAAGGTGAACGAGGGCACCACGTTCGTCATTCGCCTCCCTGCCCTGCCCCCGGAGCCGACCGGTGACGGTGTGCCCGCGGATGGAACGCCGGTGCCCGCCACGCGTCCGTCGCTGTCACTGCCCATCCCGGATGAGCTGCGGGACACGCCCAGGCCGCCGCCACCGGAGCCGGGCCGCAAGCGTGAGCGGCGGCGGCGCGCGGGGTAG